From a region of the Castor canadensis chromosome 7, mCasCan1.hap1v2, whole genome shotgun sequence genome:
- the Tie1 gene encoding tyrosine-protein kinase receptor Tie-1: MVWLGPPFLLSIFILASHVGAAVDLTLLANLRLTDPQRFFLTCVSGEAGAGRGSDAWGPPLLLEKDDRIVRTFPPGQPLHLARNGSHQVTLRGFSKPSDLVGVFSCVGGAGARRTRVLYVHNSPGAHLLPDKVTYTVNKGDTAVLSARVHKEKQTDVIWKNNGSYFHTLDWHEARDGQFLLQLQNVQPPSSGIYSATYLEASPLGSAFFRLIVRGCGAGHWGPGCTKECPGCLHGGVCHDHDGECVCPPGFTGTRCEQACREGRFGQRCQEQCPGTAGCRGLTFCLPDPYGCSCGSGWRGSQCQEACAPGHFGADCRLQCQCQNGGTCDRFSGCVCPSGWHGVHCEKSDRIPQILNMASELEFNLETKPRINCAAAGNPFPVRGSMELRKPDGTVLLSTKAIVEPDRTTAEFEVPRLTLGDNGFWECRVSTSGGQDSRRFKVNVKVPPVPLTAPRLLAKQSRQLVVSPLVSFSGDGPISSVRLHYRPQDSTTAWSAIVVDPSENVTIMNLRPKTGYSVRVQLSRPGEGGEGASGPPTLITTDCPEPLLQPWLEGWHVESPDRLRVSWSLPSMSGPLVGDGFLLRLWDGARGQERWENISSPQARTALLTGLTPGTHYQLDVRLYHCTLLGPASPSTHMLLPSSGPPAPRHLHAQALSDSEIQLTWQRPEAPSGPISKYIVEIQVAGGSGDPLWIDVDRPEETSTIIHGLNASTRYLFRVRASVQGLGDWSNMVEEATLGNGLQSEGPVQESRTAEEGLDQQLVLAVVGSVSATCLTILAALLALVCIRRSCLHRRRTFTYQSGSGEETILQFSSGTLTLTRRPKPQPEPLSYPVLEWEDITFEDLIGEGNFGQVIRAMIKKDGLKMNAAIKMLKEYASENDHRDFAGELEVLCKLGHHPNIINLLGACENRGYLYIAIEYAPYGNLLDFLRKSRVLETDPAFAREHGTASTLSSRQLLRFASDAANGMQYLSEKQFIHRDLAARNVLVGENLASKIADFGLSRGEEVYVKKTMGRLPVRWMAIESLNYSVYTTKSDVWSFGVLLWEIVSLGGTPYCGMTCAELYEKLPQGYRMEQPRNCDDEVYELMRQCWRDRPYERPPFAQIALQLGRMLEARKAYVNMSLFENFTYAGIDATAEEA, from the exons ATGGTCTGGCTTGGGCCCCCTTTCCTGCTCTCCATTTTCATCTTGGCCTCTCACGTTG GCGCAGCGGTGGACCTGACGCTGTTGGCCAACCTGCGCCTCACGGATCCCCAGCGTTTCTTCTTGACCTGCGTGTCCGGGGAGGCCGGGGCCGGAAGGGGCTCGGACGCCTGGGGGCCGCCCCTATTGCTGGAGAAGGACGACCGCATAGTACGCACCTTCCCACCTGGGCAGCCCCTGCACCTGGCGCGCAACGGCTCACACCAGGTAACGCTGCGTGGCTTCTCCAAGCCCTCAGACCTGGTGGGCGTCTTCTCCTGCGTGGGCGGCGCCGGAGCAAGGCGCACTCGGGTCCTCTATGTGCACAACAGCCCAGGGG CCCACCTACTCCCAGACAAGGTCACGTACACAGTGAACAAGGGTGACACAGCTGTACTTTCTGCACGTGTGCACAAGGAGAAGCAGACAGATGTGATCTGGAAGAACAATG GATCCTACTTCCATACCCTGGACTGGCATGAGGCCCGAGATGGGCAGTTCCTGCTGCAGCTCCAAAATGTACAGCCACCATCAAGCGGCATCTACAGTGCCACCTACCTGGAAGCCAGTCCCCTGGGCAGTGCCTTCTTTCGACTCATCGTGCGGG GCTGTGGGGCTGGGCACTGGGGGCCAGGGTGTACCAAGGAATGCCCAGGATGCCTACATGGAGGTGTCTGCCATGACCATGATGGCGAGTGTGTGTGCCCCCCTGGATTCACTGGTACCCGCTGTGAGCAGG CCTGCAGAGAAGGCCGTTTTGGACAGAGGTGCCAGGAGCAGTGTCCAGGCACCGCAGGCTGTCGGGGTCTCACCTTCTGCCTCCCAGACCCCTATGGCTGTTCTTGTGGATCTGGTTGGAGAGGAAGTCAGTGCCAGGAAG CCTGTGCCCCTGGTCATTTTGGGGCTGATTGCCGCCTGCAGTGCCAGTGTCAAAATGGTGGCACTTGTGACCGTTTCAGTGGCTGTGTGTGCCCCTCCGGGTGGCATGGAGTACACTGTGAGAAGTCAG ACCGGATCCCCCAGATCCTCAACATGGCCTCAGAACTGGAATTCAACTTAGAGACAAAGCCAAGGATCAACTGTGCAGCCGCAGGGAACCCCTTCCCAGTACGGGGCAGCATGGAGCTGCGCAAGCCAGATGGCACTGTGCTCCTG TCCACTAAGGCCATTGTGGAGCCAGACAGGACCACAGCTGAGTTCGAGGTGCCCCGCTTGACTCTTGGGGATAACGGGTTCTGGGAGTGCCGTGTGTCCACATCTGGTGGCCAAGACAGCCGGCGATTCAAAGTCAATGTCAAAG TGCCCCCAGTGCCCCTGACTGCACCTCGGCTCCTGGCTAAGCAGAGCCGCCAACTTGTGGTCTCCCCTCTGGTCTCATTCTCTGGAGATGGACCCATCTCCTCGGTCCGCCTGCACTACCGGCCCCAGGATAGCACAACGGCCTGGTCCGCCATTGTGG TGGATCCCAGTGAGAATGTGACGATAATGAACCTGAGGCCGAAGACAGGATACAGTGTCCGTGTGCAGCTGAGCCGGCCAGGGGAAGGAGGTGAAGGGGCCTCAGGGCCTCCTACCCTCATAACCACAGACTGTCCTG AGCCCTTATTGCAGCCATGGCTGGAGGGCTGGCATGTGGAAAGCCCTGACCGCCTGCGAGTGAGCTGGTCCTTGCCCTCAATGTCTGGGCCACTGGTGGGCGATGGTTTCCTGCTGCGCCTGTGGGATGGAGCACGGGGGCAAGAGCGGTGGGAGAACATCTCATCCCCCCAAGCCCGCACCGCCCTCCTGACTGGACTTACACCTGGCACCCACTACCAGCTAGATGTGCGGCTCTACCACTGCACCCTCCTGGGCCCTGCCTCGCCCTCTACGCACATGCTTCTGCCCTCCAGTG GGCCTCCAGCCCCCCGGCATCTCCATGCCCAGGCTCTCTCAGACTCAGAGATCCAGCTGACATGGCAGcgtccagaggctccatctgggccTATATCCAAGTACATCGTGGAGATTCAGGTGGCCGGGGGCTCAGGAGACCCACTGTGGATAGACGTGGACAGGCCTGAGGAGACAAGCACCATCATCCATGGCCTCAATGCCAGCACACGCTACCTCTTCCGTGTGCGGGCCAGTGTGCAGGGTCTTGGAGACTGGAGCAACATGGTAGaagaggccaccctgggcaacg GACTGCAGAGTGAAGGCCCAGTCCAAGAGAGCCGGACAGCTGAAGAGGGTCTGGATCAGCAACTGGTCCTGGCTGTGGTGGGTTCTGTCTCAGCCACCTGCCTCACCATCCTGGCTGCCCTCTTAGCCCTGGTGTGTATTCGCAGAAGCTGCCTGCATCGGAGACGCACCTTCACCTACCAGTCAGGATCG GGTGAGGAGACCATCCTGCAGTTCAGCTCAGGAACCTTGACACTGACCCGACGGCCAAAACCTCAACCCGAACCTCTGAGTTACCCTGTACTGGAGTGGGAGGACATCACCTTTGAGGACCTCATTGGGGAAGGGAACTTCGGCCAAGTTATCCGGGCCATGATCAAGAAGGATGGACTCAAGATGAATGCAGCCATCAAAATGCTGAAAG AGTATGCCTCTGAAAATGACCATCGGGACTTTGCCGGAGAACTGGAAGTTCTGTGTAAACTGGGGCATCACCCCAACATCATCAACCTCTTGGGGGCCTGTGAGAACCGAG GTTACTTGTATATTGCTATCGAATATGCCCCCTATGGGAATCTGCTAGATTTTCTGCGGAAGAGTCGGGTCCTGGAGACTGACCCAGCTTTTGCCCGAGAGCATGGAACGGCCTCCACCCTCAGCTCCCGGCAGCTGTTGCGTTTTGCCAGTGATGCTGCCAATGGCATGCAATATCTGAGTGAGAAGCAG TTCATCCACAGGGACCTGGCTGCCCGAAACGTGCTGGTTGGTGAGAACCTGGCTTCCAAGATTGCAGACTTTGGCCTTTCTCGGGGGGAGGAGGTGTATGTAAAGAAGACAATG GGGCGTCTCCCCGTTCGTTGGATGGCCATCGAGTCTCTGAACTACAGTGTCTACACCACCAAGAGTGATGT CTGGTCCTTTGGGGTCCTTCTCTGGGAGATAGTGAGCCTTG GAGGCACACCCTACTGTGGCATGACCTGTGCTGAGCTCTATGAGAAGCTGCCTCAGGGCTACCGCATGGAACAGCCTCGAAACTGTGATGATGAAGT GTATGAGCTGATGCGTCAGTGCTGGCGAGACCGTCCCTATGAGCGCCCTCCCTTTGCCCAGATCGCACTGCAGTTGGGCCGCATGCTGGAAGCCAGGAAG GCCTATGTGAACATGTCACTATTTGAGAACTTCACTTATGCGGGCATCGACGCCACAGCTGAGGAGGCCTGA